The nucleotide sequence GCTCTGACGGGTCCAGCCCGTTGGAGCGTGCGCGCCGCGTTGGTTATCCCGGGCGACTATTGGGTGAAAACATTTCCGAATCCTTTGAATCAGAGCTACAAACCCTCGCTGCATGGATGGCACAGGAAGACACGCGCGCTGTGATCCTTGACCCGAATGCACGTTTCATGGGTTTTGCCTGGTATCAGGAAGAATCAGCCAAGCTGTGGTGGACATTGAACATGGGCAGCGACCCAGCGGTCAGCCAACCCATCGCCGGGCTAGCATTCTAGGCATAGATGTAGATCAGCGTCCCTGTTTCCACCATCGCGTAGACTTCATCCATCTCATTGTTCGTGACGGCGATACACCCCCACGTCCAATCCGGGGTTCTTTCCCAGATAGGCGGGGTGCCGTGGATAAAGATGTCGCCGCCCGGATCAACACCTTTGGCGCGGGCATAGGCGACATCACTTGCATCAGGGTACGATATTCCCAACGACAGGTGGAACGAGCTGTTGGGATTGCGCCGGTCAATACGATAGCCACCCTCAGGCGTGCGTCCATCACCTTCTTGAACTTTGTGGCCCACAGGGGCAAAGCCCAGATCAATACTGTATGACCTCAAGAGGGTGCGGTGGTGCAAAAGCTGCATCTCGCGCCGTTCTTTCAAAACCTGAATACGTGTCACTTGTGGTCCGCTG is from Yoonia sp. GPGPB17 and encodes:
- a CDS encoding L,D-transpeptidase family protein; amino-acid sequence: MMAGTAALGLVGCTRQSPTYSGPQVTRIQVLKERREMQLLHHRTLLRSYSIDLGFAPVGHKVQEGDGRTPEGGYRIDRRNPNSSFHLSLGISYPDASDVAYARAKGVDPGGDIFIHGTPPIWERTPDWTWGCIAVTNNEMDEVYAMVETGTLIYIYA